The Miscanthus floridulus cultivar M001 chromosome 17, ASM1932011v1, whole genome shotgun sequence genome has a window encoding:
- the LOC136516216 gene encoding casein kinase 1-like protein 2 isoform X2 — protein sequence MEPRIGNRFRVGRKLGSGSFGEIYLGTNVQTNEEVAIKLENVKTKHPQLLYESKLYRILQGGTGIPNVKWFGVEGDYNVLVMDLLGPSLEDLFSFCNRKLSLKTVLMLADQMINRVEFVHSKSFLHRDIKPDNFLMGLGKRANQVYVIDFGLAKKYRDTSTHQHIPYRENKNLTGTARYASVNTHLGIEQSRRDDMESLGYVLMYFLRGSLPWQGLKAGNKKQKYEKISERKIATSTEALCRGYPTEFASYFHYCRSLRFEDAPDYQYLKRLFRDLFIREGFQFDYVFDWTILKYQQAQMTTAPPRAMAPAVGQSSGMAPVANNNRHSGTEEGRRSGWPDMDPTRRQAPPPVINAGSLAKQKSPVRPETSTSKDAVFDFFGTFKRIVKAACCL from the exons ATGGAGCCGCGCATCGGCAACAGGTTCCGCGTCGGCCGCAAACTGGGGAGCGGCTCCTTTGGGGAGATCTACCTCG GCACCAACGTTCAGACCAACGAGGAGGTCGCAATTAAACTG GAAAATGTTAAGACGAAGCATCCTCAATTGCTTTACGAGTCGAAATTATACAGAATACTTCAAGGAGGAA CTGGAATTCCAAATGTTAAGTGGTTTGGCGTTGAGGGTGATTACAATGTTTTGGTTATGGACTTACTGGGACCAAGCCTTGAAGATCTTTTTAGCTTTTGTAACAGGAAGCTGTCCCTCAAAACTGTTTTGATGCTTGCTGATCAAATG ATCAATCGAGTTGAGTTTGTTCATTCGAAGTCATTCTTGCATAGAGATATTAAGCCGGACAATTTTCTCATGGGTCTTGGGAAAAGGGCAAACCAG GTTTACGTTATCGATTTTGGACTTGCAAAGAAGTACAGAGATACATCAACACACCAGCACATTCCATACAG AGAGAACAAGAACTTGACTGGAACAGCAAGATATGCAAGTGTAAATACCCACCTTGGAATTG AACAAAGCCGGAGGGATGACATGGAATCTCTTGGATATGTACTGATGTACTTCTTGAGAGGAAG CCTTCCATGGCAGGGCCTGAAAGCTGGGAACAAGAAACAAAAGTATGAAAAGATCAGCGAAAGGAAAATTGCTACTTCAACTGAG GCCCTCTGTCGTGGATATCCTACTGAGTTTGCTTCTTACTTCCATTACTGTCGCTCACTACGTTTTGAAGATGCACCAGACTATCAATACCTGAAGAGATTGTTCAGAGACCTTTTTATTCGGGAAG GCTTTCAGTTTGATTATGTTTTTGACTGGACCATTCTAAAGTACCAACAGGCACAGATGACCACTGCTCCACCACGTGCAATG GCTCCAGCGGTAGGACAGAGCTCTGGGATGGCTCCTGTGGCAAACAACAATAGACATTCAG GCACTGAAGAGGGAAGGAGAAGTGGGTGGCCAGACATGGACCCAACGCGACGCCAGGCTCCACCACCAGTTATAAATGCAGGCAGCCTAGCGAAGCAGAAGTCCCCTGTTCGGCCTGAGACATCGACATCCAAAGATGCTGTG TTCGACTTTTTTGGGACGTTCAAGCGGATCGTCAAGGCGGCCTGCTGTCTCTAG
- the LOC136518136 gene encoding IQ domain-containing protein IQM1-like isoform X1: MTLRSPPGALDHPKLLQATSPATSSSSRDHRLISSLSVVDDMLPRSPKLLRTNSSKKVPAASNLERALLSFKSWEAIDDANKPAAGVAAAVPVPPASPVQRRIHGARPGRLALHSPTSSGGRPAMPDADTTVDVLRSPLHEAAATRVQKMFKGHRTRRTLADCAIVIEELWWKLYDSASLNHTSISFFTATAGGGKQETAASRWVRAGKRIAKVGKGLSKDDKAQKLALRHWLEAIDPRHRYGHNLHLYYDIWFQSSSTEPFFYWLDIGGGREIHHPSCARSKLNSQLVMYLGMNERAAYQVVVDDGRLTYLQTGLPVNTTDDSKWIFVLSTTRSLYVGQKRKGQFQHSSFLAGGATSAAGRLVAKDGVLKAIWPYSGHYLPTEENFNVFIAFLQDNKVDLTDVKRCSVDDDEYPSLKRKQQSMAADEEKEAKLEAEPAAAGAVDGNETGSRAVVAKWTSGAGARIGCVRDYPTELQSWALEQVNLSPNRPAAPPFPCPPQSPWAGKAPIPSPRPSPRIRLSPRVQYMGVPAESPAGVRPPPLKQQCLGLGILPPTVHLTLPSNKNGSKATTSSPANH, encoded by the exons ATGACTCTGCGGTCGCCGCCGGGGGCACTGGACCACCCAAAGCTGCTGCAAGCGACGAGCCCTGCTACTAGCAGCAGTAGCAGGGACCATCGTCTCATCAGCAGTCTCAGCGTCGTCGACGACATGCTCCCGCGGTCGCCCAAGCTGCTCAGGACCAACTCCTCCAAGAAGGTGCCGGCGGCCAGCAACCTGGAGCGGGCGCTGCTCAGCTTCAAGTCCTGGGAGGCCATCGACGACGCCAACAAGCCCGCCGCCGGTGTCGCGGCCGCCGTTCCGGTTCCGCCGGCGTCGCCCGTGCAGCGCCGCATCCACGGCGCCAGGCCGGGACGCCTGGCCCTCCACAGCCCGACCAGCAGCGGCGGCAGGCCGGCCATGCCTGATGCCGACACCACCGTCGACGTCCTGCGGTCCCCGCTCCACGAGGCGGCCGCCACCCGGGTGCAGAAGATGTTCAAGGGCCACCGCACGCGGCGCACCCTGGCCGATTGCGCCATCGTCATCGAGGAGCTGTGGTGGAAGCTCTacgactccgcctcgctcaaccACACCTCCATCTCCTTCTTCACCGCCACCGCCGGCGGGGGCAAGCAGGAGACGGCGGCGTCGCGATGGGTCAGGGCCGGCAAGCGCATCGCCAAGGTCGGAAAGGGCCTCTCCAAGGACGACAAGGCGCAGAAGCTCGCGCTCCGCCATTGGCTCGAAGCG ATCGACCCGCGGCATCGGTACGGGCACAACCTGCACCTCTACTACGACATCTGGTTCCAGAGCTCCAGCACGGAGCCATTCTTCTACTGGCTGGACATCGGAGGCGGCAGGGAGATCCATCACCCCAGCTGCGCCAGGAGCAAGCTCAACTCGCAGCTCGTCATGTACCTGGGAATG AACGAGCGGGCGGCGTACCAAGTGGTGGTTGACGACGGGAGGCTGACGTACCTGCAGACCGGGCTGCCCGTCAACACCACCGACGACTCCAAGTGGATCTTCGTGCTCAGCACCACCAGGTCGCTCTACGTCGGGCAGAAGCGCAAGGGCCAATTCCAGCACTCGAGCTTCCTCGCCGGCGGCGCCACGTCCGCCGCGGGCAGGCTCGTCGCCAAGGACGGCGTCCTCAAGGCCATCTGGCCCTACAGCGGCCACTACCTCCCCACCGAGGAGAACTTCAACGTATTCATCGCCTTCCTGCAGGACAACAAGGTGGATCTCACCGACGTCAAGAGGTGCTCGGTGGACGACGACGAGTACCCGTCGCTGAAGCGGAAGCAGCAGAGCATGGCCGCCGACGAGGAGAAGGAGGCCAAGCTGGAGGCGGAGccggcagcagcaggcgccgtggATGGCAACGAGACCGGCAGCCGCGCGGTGGTGGCGAAATGGACGAGCGGCGCCGGCGCGCGCATCGGCTGCGTCCGGGACTACCCGACGGAGCTGCAGAGCTGGGCGCTGGAGCAGGTGAACCTGTCGCCCAACAGGCCGGCGGCGCCGCCGTTCCCGTGCCCGCCGCAGTCGCCGTGGGCGGGCAAGGCGCCCATCCCATCGCCGCGTCCCAGTCCGCGCATCAGGCTGTCGCCGCGGGTGCAGTACATGGGCGTGCCCGCGGAGAGCCCCGCCGGCGTGCGGCCGCCGCCGCTCAAGCAGCAGTGCCTCGGTCTCGGCATCCTCCCGCCCACGGTGCACCTCACGCTGCCCAGCAACAAGAACGGCAGCAAGGCCACCACATCGTCACCAGCCAATCACTGA
- the LOC136516216 gene encoding casein kinase 1-like protein 2 isoform X1 → MEPRIGNRFRVGRKLGSGSFGEIYLGTNVQTNEEVAIKLENVKTKHPQLLYESKLYRILQGGTGIPNVKWFGVEGDYNVLVMDLLGPSLEDLFSFCNRKLSLKTVLMLADQMINRVEFVHSKSFLHRDIKPDNFLMGLGKRANQVYVIDFGLAKKYRDTSTHQHIPYRENKNLTGTARYASVNTHLGIEQSRRDDMESLGYVLMYFLRGSLPWQGLKAGNKKQKYEKISERKIATSTEALCRGYPTEFASYFHYCRSLRFEDAPDYQYLKRLFRDLFIREGFQFDYVFDWTILKYQQAQMTTAPPRAMAPAVGQSSGMAPVANNNRHSGTEEGRRSGWPDMDPTRRQAPPPVINAGSLAKQKSPVRPETSTSKDAVFSSSTFLGRSSGSSRRPAVSSSREPSTEAEQTRSRTTDASPGAFQRSGAPRWSLQMPDSSDGRRSSSSRRHSSNPKNYESTIRGMQGLNFDGDDRVHY, encoded by the exons ATGGAGCCGCGCATCGGCAACAGGTTCCGCGTCGGCCGCAAACTGGGGAGCGGCTCCTTTGGGGAGATCTACCTCG GCACCAACGTTCAGACCAACGAGGAGGTCGCAATTAAACTG GAAAATGTTAAGACGAAGCATCCTCAATTGCTTTACGAGTCGAAATTATACAGAATACTTCAAGGAGGAA CTGGAATTCCAAATGTTAAGTGGTTTGGCGTTGAGGGTGATTACAATGTTTTGGTTATGGACTTACTGGGACCAAGCCTTGAAGATCTTTTTAGCTTTTGTAACAGGAAGCTGTCCCTCAAAACTGTTTTGATGCTTGCTGATCAAATG ATCAATCGAGTTGAGTTTGTTCATTCGAAGTCATTCTTGCATAGAGATATTAAGCCGGACAATTTTCTCATGGGTCTTGGGAAAAGGGCAAACCAG GTTTACGTTATCGATTTTGGACTTGCAAAGAAGTACAGAGATACATCAACACACCAGCACATTCCATACAG AGAGAACAAGAACTTGACTGGAACAGCAAGATATGCAAGTGTAAATACCCACCTTGGAATTG AACAAAGCCGGAGGGATGACATGGAATCTCTTGGATATGTACTGATGTACTTCTTGAGAGGAAG CCTTCCATGGCAGGGCCTGAAAGCTGGGAACAAGAAACAAAAGTATGAAAAGATCAGCGAAAGGAAAATTGCTACTTCAACTGAG GCCCTCTGTCGTGGATATCCTACTGAGTTTGCTTCTTACTTCCATTACTGTCGCTCACTACGTTTTGAAGATGCACCAGACTATCAATACCTGAAGAGATTGTTCAGAGACCTTTTTATTCGGGAAG GCTTTCAGTTTGATTATGTTTTTGACTGGACCATTCTAAAGTACCAACAGGCACAGATGACCACTGCTCCACCACGTGCAATG GCTCCAGCGGTAGGACAGAGCTCTGGGATGGCTCCTGTGGCAAACAACAATAGACATTCAG GCACTGAAGAGGGAAGGAGAAGTGGGTGGCCAGACATGGACCCAACGCGACGCCAGGCTCCACCACCAGTTATAAATGCAGGCAGCCTAGCGAAGCAGAAGTCCCCTGTTCGGCCTGAGACATCGACATCCAAAGATGCTGTG TTCTCCAGTTCGACTTTTTTGGGACGTTCAAGCGGATCGTCAAGGCGGCCTGCTGTCTCTAGTAGCCGAGAGCCAAGCACTGAAGCGGAGCAAACACGTAGCCGCACGACTGACGCAAGCCCAGGGGCATTCCAGAGGTCTGGAGCCCCGCGGTGGAGCCTGCAGATGCCTGACTCCTCGGACGGCAGGCGCTCGTCTTCCAGCAGGCGCCACTCATCTAACCCGAAGAACTACGAGTCTACCATTAGGGGCATGCAAGGCCTAAACTTCGACGGCGATGACAGGGTTCACTATTAG
- the LOC136518136 gene encoding IQ domain-containing protein IQM1-like isoform X2, whose translation MTLRSPPGALDHPKLLQATSPATSSSSRDHRLISSLSVVDDMLPRSPKLLRTNSSKKVPAASNLERALLSFKSWEAIDDANKPAAGVAAAVPVPPASPVQRRIHGARPGRLALHSPTSSGGRPAMPDADTTVDVLRSPLHEAAATRVQKMFKGHRTRRTLADCAIVIEELWWKLYDSASLNHTSISFFTATAGGGKQETAASRWVRAGKRIAKVGKGLSKDDKAQKLALRHWLEAIDPRHRYGHNLHLYYDIWFQSSSTEPFFYWLDIGGGREIHHPSCARSKLNSQLVMYLGMNERAAYQVVVDDGRLTYLQTGLPVNTTDDSKWIFVLSTTRSLYVGQKRQQGGSHRRQEVLGGRRRVPVAEAEAAEHGRRRGEGGQAGGGAGSSRRRGWQRDRQPRGGGEMDERRRRAHRLRPGLPDGAAELGAGAGEPVAQQAGGAAVPVPAAVAVGGQGAHPIAASQSAHQAVAAGAVHGRARGEPRRRAAAAAQAAVPRSRHPPAHGAPHAAQQQERQQGHHIVTSQSLTSHHSDANSSFVLVLGSSARSR comes from the exons ATGACTCTGCGGTCGCCGCCGGGGGCACTGGACCACCCAAAGCTGCTGCAAGCGACGAGCCCTGCTACTAGCAGCAGTAGCAGGGACCATCGTCTCATCAGCAGTCTCAGCGTCGTCGACGACATGCTCCCGCGGTCGCCCAAGCTGCTCAGGACCAACTCCTCCAAGAAGGTGCCGGCGGCCAGCAACCTGGAGCGGGCGCTGCTCAGCTTCAAGTCCTGGGAGGCCATCGACGACGCCAACAAGCCCGCCGCCGGTGTCGCGGCCGCCGTTCCGGTTCCGCCGGCGTCGCCCGTGCAGCGCCGCATCCACGGCGCCAGGCCGGGACGCCTGGCCCTCCACAGCCCGACCAGCAGCGGCGGCAGGCCGGCCATGCCTGATGCCGACACCACCGTCGACGTCCTGCGGTCCCCGCTCCACGAGGCGGCCGCCACCCGGGTGCAGAAGATGTTCAAGGGCCACCGCACGCGGCGCACCCTGGCCGATTGCGCCATCGTCATCGAGGAGCTGTGGTGGAAGCTCTacgactccgcctcgctcaaccACACCTCCATCTCCTTCTTCACCGCCACCGCCGGCGGGGGCAAGCAGGAGACGGCGGCGTCGCGATGGGTCAGGGCCGGCAAGCGCATCGCCAAGGTCGGAAAGGGCCTCTCCAAGGACGACAAGGCGCAGAAGCTCGCGCTCCGCCATTGGCTCGAAGCG ATCGACCCGCGGCATCGGTACGGGCACAACCTGCACCTCTACTACGACATCTGGTTCCAGAGCTCCAGCACGGAGCCATTCTTCTACTGGCTGGACATCGGAGGCGGCAGGGAGATCCATCACCCCAGCTGCGCCAGGAGCAAGCTCAACTCGCAGCTCGTCATGTACCTGGGAATG AACGAGCGGGCGGCGTACCAAGTGGTGGTTGACGACGGGAGGCTGACGTACCTGCAGACCGGGCTGCCCGTCAACACCACCGACGACTCCAAGTGGATCTTCGTGCTCAGCACCACCAGGTCGCTCTACGTCGGGCAGAAGC GACAACAAGGTGGATCTCACCGACGTCAAGAGGTGCTCGGTGGACGACGACGAGTACCCGTCGCTGAAGCGGAAGCAGCAGAGCATGGCCGCCGACGAGGAGAAGGAGGCCAAGCTGGAGGCGGAGccggcagcagcaggcgccgtggATGGCAACGAGACCGGCAGCCGCGCGGTGGTGGCGAAATGGACGAGCGGCGCCGGCGCGCGCATCGGCTGCGTCCGGGACTACCCGACGGAGCTGCAGAGCTGGGCGCTGGAGCAGGTGAACCTGTCGCCCAACAGGCCGGCGGCGCCGCCGTTCCCGTGCCCGCCGCAGTCGCCGTGGGCGGGCAAGGCGCCCATCCCATCGCCGCGTCCCAGTCCGCGCATCAGGCTGTCGCCGCGGGTGCAGTACATGGGCGTGCCCGCGGAGAGCCCCGCCGGCGTGCGGCCGCCGCCGCTCAAGCAGCAGTGCCTCGGTCTCGGCATCCTCCCGCCCACGGTGCACCTCACGCTGCCCAGCAACAAGAACGGCAGCAAGGCCACCACATCGTCACCAGCCAATCACTGACATCACATCATTCAGATGCAAACAGCAGTTTTGTTCTTGTCCTCGGAAGTAGCGCTCGCAGTAGATAG